The Streptomyces sp. NBC_00236 DNA window AGAACTCGAAACCCGAGTGCACGACGGGCGCGAACGGGGCGTCGGCGTCCAGGAGGTCCTGGAGGCGCGGCCCTTCGGCCGGTACGCGCCGGGCGGCGACGGGCGAGCCGGGCTCGGCCTCCAGCGCCCGCTGGAGCGTGTCGGCGAGGTCGCGGCTGAGGTCGCCGGAAGAGGTGTCGTTCTGCAGGGCGAGCAGCACCGAACCGTCGTCGCGCCGCAGTGCGGGCCACGCCATCGGGAGGACGGTCGCGAGCGTCACCGACGGCACACCCTCGGGAAGTCCGCCCTTCAGCGTCAGTTCGACCGTGGCCGCGGGCACCAGCTCGCGCAGCGCGACCCAGTCGCATTCGCCGGGCAGGCCCTCGAAGGGGCGCTGGACGAGTTCGGCCACGGCCTGGGCGGCGGCGCGGCCGTGACAGGCCTTGTAACGGCGGCCCGAACCGCACGGGCAGGGCTCGCGAGCCCCGACCACCGGGATCTCGCCGTCGTCAAGCTGCTGCTTCCCGGCCTTGGTCTGAGGGCGCTTCTTCGCCATGGTGGGCTTTCTCCCGATTGCGACAGTGCGGTCTGGGCCGCGAGCCTAGCCGCCCGTGCGCCGCACGGGGCACAGCCGACCCGGCAGCAGGCCCCCCGGGGGGACAGGTCTCCCGGTGCTCCGGGCGTTCGGCGGTCCCGGTCTTCCGGCGGTCCCGGCGGTCCTGGTGTTCCGGCACCTGGGCATCCGTGCCACCCGGTCCTGGTGCTCCGGCCACCCGGTCCTGTTGCCGCGGCCTTCCGGTCCCGGCCTTCCGGTCCCGGCGTTTCGGTCTTCCGGCGGTCCCGGCGCCGCCACCGTGGTGCGCCACCCCGGTTCAGCCCACGTCGTCGAACGCGCCGGCGAAATCCAGCCCGTCGAGACCCGCCGCACCGTTCACCCCCGAGCCGCGGTCTGATAGCCCTGCCCCTGCCCCTGCCCCTGCCGTGCCTGGGCCCCGCCCGGTGCCCCGTGCGGCAGGCCGTCCGTCGGAATCTCCGTGCCCCTCGTTGACCAGCACCCAGACCGTGACCTCGCCCGACGCGTTGTCCCGCACACCCCACTCCTCGGCGAGGGCGCTGATGATGTTGAGGCCCCGGCCGCCGCGAGCGGTCACCGAAGGAGTGGCCGGAACCGGCCGCGTCGGGCCGCCTCCGTCCGTCACCTCGACGGTCAGCCCGCCCGTTCTGTCGACGCGCCAGGCGGCGCGCACATCGCCGTCTCCCACATCGGTGTGCCGACCCAGCGGCCTGCCGTGCCGGCAGGCGTTGCTGAGCAGTTCGGAAAGAATCAATACAGCATCGTCGACGACCGAATCCGACACCCCGTGGCTGCGCAACTGCTCACGCATCCGGTGCCGTGCCTGACCCACGCCCGCAGGGCCATGGGGTACGGCCATGCTCGACGACGTGGGCACTTCCTGTGCCACCACCAACGCCACCCCCGAGACCTCCTTTGCCCCACGCCACGGAGTGGATGCCCCCCTGGACTGGACCGGAAACCGGCCAATGGCCTGCGAGTGACGCACTCGTAACGATCGGGTACGCGGCGAATGCGCCGGTGTACTCCCTGTGACCGATAGTGCGGGGGTGCCTCCCCGGTTGTTCCGCAGCCACCGCTCCCGGTGCCTGCGGCGTGTCACCGGTCCCGGTGACCGCTCTCCGTCACCGCTCCCGGACGGCGCCCTCGCGGGTGCCGACTCCACCGGTCGCACTACCCTCGCCGTTCCCGCCTCCCTCGCCGTTCCCGCTACGCGCGCCCCAGCTGGGCCAGAACCTGCTTCGGACGGTTCGTGATGATCGCTTCGACCCCGAGCCGGATGCAGAGCTCGACGTCCTCCGGTTCGTTGACCGTCCAGACGTGCGCCCGATGACCGGCGCGGTGCAGACGGTCGATGTACCCCGGGTGGCTGCGTACGATCCGCATCCCCGGACCGGCGATCCGGGCACCGGCCGGCAGTCGTCCGTCACGCAGCCGCGGAGAGACGAACTGCATCAGGTAGACGGTGGGCAGCTGGGGCGCGGCGTCCTTGACGCGGTGCAGCGAGCGGGCCGAGAAGCTCATGATGCGGACCGGCGAAGGGGCGTCGGACGGCGGCACGTCGAGCTCGAAGCGCTTCAGCAGGTGCAGCAGCCGCTCCTCGACCTGGCCCGCCCAGCGCGTCGGGTGCTTGGTCTCGATGGCCAGTTGCAGCGGCCGGCCGGCGGCCCTCGTCTCGACGAGGAGCTCGAGGAGCCGTTCCAGGGTGAGTACGGAGGTGAGCTCACCGGGCACCGGGTCCCAGTCCGGGGACTCCGCCTCCTCGCGGTCCTTCCACGAGCCGAAGTCGAGGGCCGCGAGTTCGTTGAGCTCCAGGGCCGAGACCGCGCCCCGGCCGTTGGACGTGCGGTTCACCCGTCGGTCGTGTACGCATACGAGATGGCCGTCGGCCGTGAGCCGTACGTCGCACTCCAGGGCGTCGGCGCCGTCCTCGATCGCCTTCCGGTACGCGGCCAGGGTGTGCTCGGGAGCGTCGTCGGACGCACCCCGGTGTGCGATGACCTGGATGGGATGCTGGCTCGGGGGCTGCTGCCGTGCTTGGGTCACCCGCATCATGGTGTCACCGGGAGACCACGGACGCGTACACCTGGTGACACGAGGTCGTTTTGTCCGATGTAAAGGGCCGTGCGCAGATGCACAGGTCCTGCTTACAGTGGCCTGACGTGCCGTGGGAAAAGCTGACTCCAGACACGTACACAGCGGATCTCTTGCCGAATGATGATGTGGAACCGAGGAGTAAAGAGCTGTGAGCACAGAGAACGAGGGCAACGAGGGCAACGCGGCCGAGGCCGCCCCGTCCGTTCCGTCCGCACCTCCAGTGCCGGCCGACGCTCCCCAGGGTCCCCCCGAGAGCGCGCCCGCCGCCCCGCCGCACCCGGACGCGATGACCACACAGCAGCAGCCGCCCTCCCCCGCCCAGAACCCGGCGACCACGCCCATGGCCCCGGTTCCGCCGGCCGCGCCGCAGTACGCACCCCCGGCCGCACCGCAGTCCGCGGCCGATGCCGGTTGGCCCCCGCCCCCGCCTGCGGTCCCGTCGTACGCCCACGGGGCGCAGGGCGGCGGCCCCGTGTGGGGCGCGCCCGCCCAGCCGCAGACACCCGACGCGCCGCGCAAACGGGGCGCGGGCGGCCTGGTGGCCGCGGTGGTCGTCGCGGCACTCGTCGCGGGCGGAGTCGGCGGAGCCCTCGGCTTCTGGGCCGCCGACAGCAACAACGACTCCGGCTCCTCCGGTTCGACCACGGTCGCCGCGTCGGGCACCCCCCAGGACCTCAAGCGCGACCCGGGCACGGTCGCGGGTGTCGCGGCCAAGGCGCTCCCCAGCGTGGTCACGATCGACGCGCAGGGCGGTGACGGCGAGGGCGGTACCGGCACCGGCTTCGTGTACGACAAGGAAGGCCACATCCTCACGAACAACCACGTGGTGGCCTCCGCGGCGGACAGCGGCCAGCTCACGGCGACGTTCTCCAACGGCAAGAAGTACGACGCCGAGGTGGTCGGCCGGGCCCAGGGTTACGACGTGGCCGTCCTGAAGCTCAAGAACCCGCCGCAGGGGCTCACCCCGCTGCCGCTGGGCAACTCGGACCAGGTGGCGGTCGGCGACTCGACGATCGCGATCGGTGCCCCGTTCGGTCTGTCCAACACGGTGACCACGGGCATCATCAGTGCGAAGAACCGCCCGGTCGCCTCCGGCGACGGCTCCGGAGGCAGCAACTCGTACATGAGCGCGCTGCAGACCGACGCCTCGATCAACCCGGGCAACTCCGGCGGCCCGCTGCTGAGCGCCGGCGGTGCGGTCATCGGCATCAACTCCGCGATCCAGTCGACCGGAAGCACCGGCCAGAGCCAGGCCGGTTCCATCGGCCTCGGCTTCGCGATCCCGATCAACCAGGCGAAGAACGTCGCCCAGCAGCTGATCAAGACCGGCCAGCCGGTCTACCCGGTCATCGGCGCCACGGTGACGATGGACGAGAAGACCGGTGGTGCGGTCATCTCGGACCAGGGCGCCGGTGGCACGGAAGCGGTCTCGAAGGACGGCCCCGCGGCCCGGGCCGGCCTCCGGGCGGGCGATGTCATCACGAAGTTCAACGACACCGTCGTCGACAGCGGCCCGACCCTGATCGGTGAGATCTGGACGCACAAGCCGGGCGACAAGGTCACGCTGACGTACAAGCGCGACGGCAAGACGTCCACGGTGGAAGTCACCCTGGGCGAGCGCAAGGGCGACAGCTGACCGGCTAGGCTGTCCTCCGCGTCGAAACCGGTCCTCACCGGTTGCCGACGCGGGGTGGGTTGCCCGAGCGGCCTAAGGGAACGGTCTTGAAAACCGTCGTGGCAGCGATGTCACCGTGGGTTCAAATCCCACACCCACCGCAGGTGAACGGCCCCTGACCAGTACGTATGGTCGGGGGCCGTTGCCATGCCCGGTCCCTGCC harbors:
- a CDS encoding glycerophosphodiester phosphodiesterase; protein product: MMRVTQARQQPPSQHPIQVIAHRGASDDAPEHTLAAYRKAIEDGADALECDVRLTADGHLVCVHDRRVNRTSNGRGAVSALELNELAALDFGSWKDREEAESPDWDPVPGELTSVLTLERLLELLVETRAAGRPLQLAIETKHPTRWAGQVEERLLHLLKRFELDVPPSDAPSPVRIMSFSARSLHRVKDAAPQLPTVYLMQFVSPRLRDGRLPAGARIAGPGMRIVRSHPGYIDRLHRAGHRAHVWTVNEPEDVELCIRLGVEAIITNRPKQVLAQLGRA
- a CDS encoding S1C family serine protease, translating into MSTENEGNEGNAAEAAPSVPSAPPVPADAPQGPPESAPAAPPHPDAMTTQQQPPSPAQNPATTPMAPVPPAAPQYAPPAAPQSAADAGWPPPPPAVPSYAHGAQGGGPVWGAPAQPQTPDAPRKRGAGGLVAAVVVAALVAGGVGGALGFWAADSNNDSGSSGSTTVAASGTPQDLKRDPGTVAGVAAKALPSVVTIDAQGGDGEGGTGTGFVYDKEGHILTNNHVVASAADSGQLTATFSNGKKYDAEVVGRAQGYDVAVLKLKNPPQGLTPLPLGNSDQVAVGDSTIAIGAPFGLSNTVTTGIISAKNRPVASGDGSGGSNSYMSALQTDASINPGNSGGPLLSAGGAVIGINSAIQSTGSTGQSQAGSIGLGFAIPINQAKNVAQQLIKTGQPVYPVIGATVTMDEKTGGAVISDQGAGGTEAVSKDGPAARAGLRAGDVITKFNDTVVDSGPTLIGEIWTHKPGDKVTLTYKRDGKTSTVEVTLGERKGDS
- a CDS encoding ATP-binding protein is translated as MRHSQAIGRFPVQSRGASTPWRGAKEVSGVALVVAQEVPTSSSMAVPHGPAGVGQARHRMREQLRSHGVSDSVVDDAVLILSELLSNACRHGRPLGRHTDVGDGDVRAAWRVDRTGGLTVEVTDGGGPTRPVPATPSVTARGGRGLNIISALAEEWGVRDNASGEVTVWVLVNEGHGDSDGRPAARGTGRGPGTAGAGAGAGLSDRGSGVNGAAGLDGLDFAGAFDDVG
- a CDS encoding DUF5926 family protein, which gives rise to MAKKRPQTKAGKQQLDDGEIPVVGAREPCPCGSGRRYKACHGRAAAQAVAELVQRPFEGLPGECDWVALRELVPAATVELTLKGGLPEGVPSVTLATVLPMAWPALRRDDGSVLLALQNDTSSGDLSRDLADTLQRALEAEPGSPVAARRVPAEGPRLQDLLDADAPFAPVVHSGFEFWVPDAENATAEVSASLERANDAALPTVLLSGVDAAYWCETPEKNHLRWVMPHPEERLLDALARLHAAGTSSLGEGTRLVGSFRAHGLMVPVWDLPSSMGAEECEKPAVAFAERLATALASDAPLSAEERRARGGLTNRQVTLS